The following proteins are encoded in a genomic region of Arachis ipaensis cultivar K30076 chromosome B02, Araip1.1, whole genome shotgun sequence:
- the LOC107625190 gene encoding uncharacterized protein LOC107625190 isoform X1, with the protein MVAGCWLLVAGCWLLVAVVCKKLRLAICGVSITSENLSGTVVAFCSQSPPSGKMLKFLSKVKIEYNALDPQIASCMEFMAQCNSRKARESNPACQVEVKRRTDEHPPQITVTFVNGVEQAFDATSTPAQSIRTMILEKGQTLETEQMFREAGESWPVIIPKEELSQPAPGIKPKKAEEKKQ; encoded by the exons ATGGTTGCTGGTTGCTGGTTGCTGGTTGCTGGTTGCTGGTTGCTGGTTGCAG TCGTCTGCAAAAAACTTCGTCTTGCAATTTGTGGTGTTTCCATCACATCAGAGAACCTCTCGGGCACGGTTGTGGCGTTTTGCTCTCAGTCACCTCCGAGTGGGAAAATGTTGAAGTTCCTATCAAAAGTGAAGATCGAGTACAATGCACTGGACCCGCAAATAGCATCGTGTATGGAGTTCATGGCACAGTGCAACTCACGCAAGGCGAGGGAATCAAACCCTGCGTGCCAGGTGGAGGTGAAGCGCCGAACTGACGAACACCCGCCGCAGATCACGGTGACCTTTGTCAATGGCGTCGAGCAAGCCTTCGATGCGACCTCAACCCCTGCACAGAGCATAAGGACCATGATTCTTGAAAAAGGCCAAACCCTAGAGACCGAGCAGATGTTCCGAGAAGCTGGTGAGTCATGGCCCGTCATCATCCCCAAAGAAGAGCTATCTCAACCCGCACCTGGCATCAAG CCAAAGAAAGCAGAGGAGAAGAAGCAATAG
- the LOC107625190 gene encoding uncharacterized protein LOC107625190 isoform X2, with translation MLKFLSKVKIEYNALDPQIASCMEFMAQCNSRKARESNPACQVEVKRRTDEHPPQITVTFVNGVEQAFDATSTPAQSIRTMILEKGQTLETEQMFREAGESWPVIIPKEELSQPAPGIKPKKAEEKKQ, from the exons ATGTTGAAGTTCCTATCAAAAGTGAAGATCGAGTACAATGCACTGGACCCGCAAATAGCATCGTGTATGGAGTTCATGGCACAGTGCAACTCACGCAAGGCGAGGGAATCAAACCCTGCGTGCCAGGTGGAGGTGAAGCGCCGAACTGACGAACACCCGCCGCAGATCACGGTGACCTTTGTCAATGGCGTCGAGCAAGCCTTCGATGCGACCTCAACCCCTGCACAGAGCATAAGGACCATGATTCTTGAAAAAGGCCAAACCCTAGAGACCGAGCAGATGTTCCGAGAAGCTGGTGAGTCATGGCCCGTCATCATCCCCAAAGAAGAGCTATCTCAACCCGCACCTGGCATCAAG CCAAAGAAAGCAGAGGAGAAGAAGCAATAG